The Streptomyces sp. NBC_00344 genome includes a window with the following:
- a CDS encoding non-ribosomal peptide synthetase, with translation MSVDSTHTGRDGRQETDSLRDELLRRRLAGQRGNRRSAIRPVDRNGPLPLSFGQQQMWFLSQLAPDSGEYLVPVVLRLRGTLDTDALVDAWERLLARHEILRTRYELAPGTEAGARQVIDAPCAAGLPVTDLGAFDGDERVRRLRGLVDEEIARPVDLGREWPARARLFRLADDEHLLTVTFHHIACDAWSVGVFADELSTLYRSATVGPVEELPELSVQYADFATWQRKEMSGGTLEKELGHWRDRLAELKPLELPTDRPRPAVRAWSGDSVAFDIPAEVADRAQELARTHDTTLFTVLLAAFQGLLSRHADRTDIPVGIVVSGRARPELQRLFGYGINTLVARARWDGDPTFTGLLAHVRDTVLDAFDHQAVPFAQVVDELEPARDLSRTPLFQTAFVLHESRDAAFDLPGLDTTSLMDDRVARFDLTLNVEQAATGPLRARLSYSTSLYDGATVERMAAHFARLLDAVTADPETLVTAVDLLPAAERERLAVWNDAARAADDIRAVLDTFTGALPERLTVRVLDGRGDLAPTGVPGDVYLGPVTCVDGLRARYLADGTLEIVDRPRATRPKKGAAHVAPRTPLEERVAAVWATTLGRDTVGVEDNFFDLGGDSMRAVRLAGALREAGFDVSIRSIFEAGTVAGLAESLAGQEPDATLVRTVAAYELIGAEDRDRLPEGVLDAYPLSQVQTGMIVEMLNHAERNAYHSVSNFRIPDERPFSPGALRGALDIVAGRHEILRTSVALTEFSQPLQLVHAHAEIPLALHDLRGLDEERLRKAGLDFIDEERGRPFDLADAPLLRVTVHVESDEAWRITFTQCHAITDGWSLNSLLMELLKTYRFIRDGEPLPAYDAPSVRYADYVAAELEALDSAEDLEFWQRTTSDHAPFTLPAAWGQPGTKGEPYRLQVSFHDLEERLRRLAVGCGASLKSVLLAAHLKVLSSLTAEPSFHTGLVTHSRLEAPGADRVLGMHLNSVPFPADGSARTWRELVTRTFARETETWGHRRYPLPAIQRGASPAGTGDRLLSVVFEYLDFHQVDSDSVDSKASAGGAANEFDLTVVASGGYVNLSSHTDLISPDNAERLVDMYRQVLVAMAGGPDGDATVAFLPATERHRLLVELGATPGTAPELPVYRLIEEQATATPDAVAVSHRDGKLTYAELDQRANRIAHRLRALGAGPETLVGVRLDRGVDLVPTLLGVWKSGAGYLPLDPSVHGARLRYMLDDTGARLVVTSGPYATELADVHDGTLLVLDREADRAAVEAQPDTRPAPLCDGDSLAYVMYTSGSTGSPKGVLVPHIGVANYLLWTSEAYGAHGTGGAPVFSSISFDLGLPDLFAPLLLGQTVHLLPQDMPSDELGRELAAAGPFSFIKLTPGHIDLLTHQLTGEQAASLAGLVIGAGDSFSSRLALRWRELAGSQGTPLAAEYGPTEASVGNSGTPLPEIPELDLMPLGTPVPNSSMYVLDRWMEPVPVGVPGEVYIGGIVLARGYLGRPGLSAERFVPDPYGESGSRLYRTGDLAQFRADGALEFLGRIDHQVKIRGYRVELGEIQHVLGQHPAVQETVVVLHGTGGDGALAAYVVGTDGPEVDTAALRAHLDERLPEYMVPASFTVLDRIPLTSNGKLDRRALPAPDRDAFAHTEHTAPRTPLERQLAGVWAGILGIDDIGVHDRFFDLGGDSMRAVRMAGVLREAGFDVGIREIFEAGTVARLAEGLAGQDTGRDLTRTTAPYELITAADRAALPDDVLDAYPLSQVQTGMIVEMLNHTERNAYHSVTGFRIPDERPFSFPALRKALDTVVARHEILRTSIALTDYAQPLQLVHARAEIPLALHDLRGLDEQQQQQAGLDFIADERGRPFDLAAAPLMRVNVHLESDRAWRITFTQCHAITDGWSYHTLLMQLLEVYRHIRDGEPVPPYDLPAVRYADVVAAELEALEDGKHQTYWQDVVSRHTPFALPDGWGQDGPDEVFHVRVPFHDLEEPLRKLANECGASLKTVVLAAHLKVLSSLTPEPFFHAGLVTHARLEASGGDRVLGMHLNSVPFPADRSARTWRELVARTFARETRTWGHRRYPLPAIQRLVGSGDRLVSVTFNFLDFHQVDESVDMAGGFGVGGNEFAMSVFAIHGHLVLGSRSQNISRANAERMAAMYRQVFEAIAENPDGDATASFLPEPERTRLLTEWNDTGVDWPAGSVVDVIEEAAERTPDAPAVISGDRRLTFRELDERANRIAHRLIALGVGADTLVGVHLDRGPDLVPALLGVWKAGAAYLPLDPANPADRLAHMLADSGVRVLVAQSTLAGAAGGHDTVRLDLDLAQDAIAAESAARPARTSDPDHLAYVIYTSGSTGLPKGVMVTQRGLANHLRWAARDLTADEGGAPLFSSIAFDLPATNLYVPLMTGRPVTVLPASTAPGDLGRELVQAGPYGFIKLTPGHLDLLTHQLGSDELPKLARRILVAGEALQPRTANHYVAALGAGRLINEYGPTETSIGATVHPVDEKQSGTAPLGHALPNTSTHVLNAWLEPVPVGVPGEVFIGGVGLARGYLGRAALTAERFVPDPYGENGSRLYRTGDLGRFRTDGALEFLGRIDDQVKIRGYRVELGEIQHVLENHPAVREAVVVLHRNDDGDASLAAYLVATDSTAATADTTRATVDTAALREHLAGRLPEYMVPASYTVLEQIPLTSNGKLDRRALPEPDRGATSRTEHTAPRTPTEKRLAAVWADVLGLGTIGADDNFFDLGGHSILAVRMLAAAREAGVPLAVWMIYQAGSLAEMAALADRTEGPAVEEPGAGVGGSAGTAAAGQTEAGTDDAELLQLLPVQLRTDDEAPADRTLRLTLGRRPDADLLAQALAAVVAHHDALRLRLDLHPGRRGGTVAPDESASLLDAVSLAHVAADERSAALTAAVADARRRLDPVAGPVVQAVLFDVGEDRLLDTEVLAELWIVVHGTAADEASLTVLTEDLNIAYERLVSGKTVELPTVATPLRQWARRLAAEAVSPEVLDQASAWLNRRPGAALPRDRAEARTATAHTVTTMLPGGPTAALLAGQDPEAAVLAALGRVLGRWAGSDRLDIALRHDPRQDDTALARTVGPLTDSVPVGLWLPRGRELPQLLRSVARQLTALPMPRYGYGLLRDGVADPDAAAELRSQPHPEVGFALTHVPDRQAGETFLAHAAGGVSDDTGRLLDVEAIVSGGQLYVRWTHRGDVHDPVTVRRLADEHLAELTELVGDGDDDGGAGGGTGGGSDGPGGGSGGGRGAPGGSNTPAVRQPAASGVSEVMAEHGIPGATVAVIRGGELVSVESHGVLDARGRQPVTPDTLFAAASITKHLTTFTLLRLIAERGLDLDDDVNRHLVNWRVPAGGRPVTLRHLVSNLAGFAEPSPARRSGYDTDEPWPTVLDILHGRAPAEGGPARREFAPGARFRLNNVHYLILQQAMEDLTGETFPEVVRRLVFAPLGMRDSGVTPDHPETSGKPVAHGHDLKGDPLPGGRRVYPESAARGLWTTAADLAKLVLAVRDSAIGREGALVSQNLVQQMLTPHSDRPYGWGTIIDDTGVDLEFGHGGQATGYQAMFGIRANAGDGTVVLTNSVHGRSLVTHLMANGWTDSGRLAGFWQRAMGEAEAREQRQEGARRS, from the coding sequence ATGAGCGTCGACAGCACGCACACAGGCCGGGACGGCCGACAGGAGACCGACTCGCTGCGTGACGAACTGCTGCGCCGCCGGCTCGCCGGCCAGCGCGGCAACCGCAGGTCGGCCATTCGACCCGTTGACCGCAACGGACCGCTCCCGCTGTCCTTCGGGCAGCAGCAGATGTGGTTTCTCAGCCAACTCGCCCCGGACAGCGGCGAATACCTGGTGCCCGTGGTGCTGCGGCTGCGCGGCACCCTTGACACGGACGCGCTCGTCGACGCGTGGGAGCGGCTGCTCGCCCGGCACGAGATCCTCCGTACCCGCTACGAGCTCGCCCCCGGCACCGAGGCCGGGGCACGGCAGGTGATCGACGCGCCGTGTGCCGCCGGGCTGCCCGTCACCGACCTCGGCGCCTTCGACGGTGACGAGCGGGTGCGGCGGCTGCGCGGGCTCGTCGACGAGGAGATCGCGCGACCCGTCGACCTCGGCCGTGAATGGCCCGCCCGGGCCCGGTTGTTCCGGCTCGCCGACGACGAGCACCTGCTCACCGTTACTTTCCACCACATCGCCTGCGATGCCTGGTCGGTCGGCGTGTTCGCCGATGAACTGAGCACGCTCTACCGGTCCGCCACTGTCGGGCCCGTCGAAGAGCTGCCCGAACTCTCCGTCCAGTACGCCGACTTCGCCACCTGGCAGCGGAAGGAGATGAGCGGCGGCACGCTGGAGAAGGAGCTCGGCCACTGGCGTGACCGGCTCGCGGAGCTGAAGCCGCTGGAGCTGCCCACCGACCGGCCACGGCCCGCCGTGCGCGCCTGGTCCGGTGACTCCGTCGCCTTCGACATCCCCGCCGAGGTCGCGGACCGGGCCCAGGAGCTCGCCCGCACGCACGACACCACGCTCTTCACCGTGCTCCTGGCCGCGTTCCAGGGGCTGCTGTCCCGGCACGCCGACCGCACCGACATCCCCGTCGGCATCGTCGTGTCCGGCCGCGCCAGGCCTGAGCTGCAGCGGCTTTTCGGCTACGGCATCAACACGCTCGTCGCGCGCGCCCGCTGGGACGGCGACCCCACGTTCACCGGGCTGCTGGCCCACGTACGCGACACCGTCCTCGACGCCTTCGATCACCAGGCGGTGCCGTTCGCGCAGGTGGTCGACGAGCTGGAGCCCGCGCGCGACCTGTCGCGTACGCCGCTGTTCCAGACCGCGTTCGTGCTGCACGAGAGCCGGGATGCCGCCTTCGACCTGCCGGGTCTTGACACCACGTCGCTGATGGACGACCGGGTCGCCCGGTTCGACCTCACCCTGAACGTGGAGCAGGCGGCGACGGGCCCTCTCCGGGCCCGGCTTTCGTACTCCACCTCGCTCTACGACGGCGCGACCGTCGAGCGCATGGCCGCCCACTTCGCACGGCTGCTCGACGCGGTCACCGCCGACCCGGAGACCCTGGTCACGGCCGTCGACCTGCTGCCCGCGGCTGAGCGCGAGCGGCTCGCCGTCTGGAACGACGCAGCCCGTGCAGCCGACGACATCCGCGCCGTCCTCGACACGTTCACCGGCGCCCTGCCGGAGCGTCTGACGGTCCGGGTGCTCGACGGCCGCGGCGACCTCGCCCCGACAGGCGTGCCCGGAGACGTCTACCTGGGGCCGGTCACCTGCGTCGACGGCCTGCGCGCCCGTTACCTCGCCGACGGCACCCTGGAGATCGTCGACCGTCCCCGGGCCACCCGTCCGAAGAAGGGCGCCGCGCACGTCGCGCCGCGCACGCCGCTGGAGGAGCGCGTCGCCGCCGTGTGGGCGACCACGCTGGGCCGCGACACCGTCGGCGTCGAGGACAACTTCTTCGACCTCGGCGGGGACTCCATGCGTGCCGTGCGGCTCGCGGGCGCGCTGCGCGAGGCCGGGTTCGACGTCAGCATCCGCTCCATCTTCGAAGCCGGCACGGTCGCCGGGCTCGCAGAGTCGCTCGCCGGGCAGGAGCCGGACGCCACCCTCGTCCGCACCGTCGCCGCGTACGAACTGATCGGCGCCGAGGACCGCGACCGGCTCCCGGAGGGCGTCCTCGACGCGTATCCGCTGTCGCAGGTGCAGACCGGCATGATCGTCGAGATGCTCAACCATGCCGAGCGGAACGCCTACCATTCGGTGTCCAACTTCCGGATCCCCGATGAGCGCCCGTTCTCCCCGGGCGCGCTGCGCGGCGCGCTCGACATCGTCGCAGGGCGGCACGAGATCCTGAGGACGTCGGTCGCGCTGACCGAGTTCTCCCAGCCTCTCCAGCTGGTGCACGCCCACGCGGAGATCCCGCTCGCGCTGCACGACCTGCGTGGCCTCGACGAGGAGAGGCTGCGCAAGGCCGGGCTCGACTTCATCGACGAGGAGCGCGGCAGGCCGTTCGACCTGGCGGATGCGCCGCTGCTGCGGGTCACCGTGCACGTGGAGTCGGATGAGGCGTGGCGGATCACGTTCACCCAGTGCCACGCCATCACCGACGGCTGGAGCCTCAACTCCCTGCTGATGGAGCTGCTGAAGACCTACCGGTTCATACGGGACGGCGAGCCATTGCCTGCGTACGATGCCCCGTCGGTGCGGTATGCGGACTACGTCGCCGCCGAGCTCGAGGCGCTGGACAGTGCCGAGGACCTGGAGTTCTGGCAGCGCACCACCTCCGACCACGCGCCGTTCACGCTGCCTGCCGCATGGGGTCAACCCGGCACCAAGGGCGAGCCCTACCGGCTGCAGGTCTCCTTCCACGACCTGGAGGAGCGGCTGCGGCGCCTCGCCGTCGGCTGCGGTGCATCGCTCAAGTCGGTGCTTCTCGCGGCCCACTTGAAGGTGCTGAGCTCCCTGACGGCCGAACCGTCCTTCCACACAGGTCTGGTCACCCACAGCCGTCTCGAGGCGCCCGGTGCCGATCGTGTGCTGGGCATGCACCTCAACAGCGTGCCGTTCCCGGCCGACGGCTCGGCGCGCACCTGGCGCGAGCTGGTCACGCGTACCTTCGCGCGGGAGACCGAGACCTGGGGGCACCGCCGCTACCCGCTGCCGGCGATCCAGCGCGGCGCGAGCCCGGCCGGCACCGGCGACCGGCTGCTGTCCGTCGTCTTCGAGTACCTGGACTTCCACCAGGTCGACTCGGACTCCGTCGACAGCAAGGCCAGCGCGGGCGGCGCCGCCAACGAGTTCGACCTGACCGTCGTCGCCAGCGGCGGATACGTCAACCTGTCCAGCCACACCGACCTGATCAGCCCCGACAACGCCGAGCGCCTCGTCGACATGTACCGGCAGGTCCTCGTCGCGATGGCCGGCGGTCCCGACGGCGACGCCACCGTCGCCTTCCTGCCCGCGACGGAACGCCACCGGCTCCTCGTCGAGCTGGGCGCCACGCCGGGCACCGCGCCCGAACTGCCGGTGTACCGGCTCATCGAGGAGCAGGCCACGGCGACCCCGGACGCGGTCGCCGTCAGCCACCGCGACGGCAAGCTCACCTACGCCGAGCTCGACCAACGGGCCAACCGCATCGCCCACCGGCTGCGCGCTCTCGGCGCGGGCCCCGAAACCCTCGTCGGCGTCCGCCTCGACCGTGGCGTCGACCTGGTGCCCACGCTGCTCGGCGTCTGGAAGTCCGGCGCCGGCTACCTGCCACTCGACCCGTCCGTGCACGGGGCGCGGCTGCGCTACATGCTCGACGACACAGGCGCCCGCCTCGTCGTCACCAGCGGCCCGTACGCCACCGAGCTGGCGGATGTCCACGACGGCACCCTCCTGGTCCTCGACCGCGAGGCCGACCGCGCCGCCGTAGAGGCGCAGCCGGACACCCGGCCCGCCCCACTCTGCGACGGGGACAGCCTCGCGTACGTTATGTACACGTCGGGCTCGACCGGCTCACCCAAGGGCGTCCTGGTACCGCACATCGGTGTCGCCAACTACCTGCTGTGGACCTCCGAGGCGTACGGGGCACACGGCACCGGCGGCGCCCCCGTCTTCTCGTCGATCTCCTTCGACCTGGGCCTGCCCGACCTGTTCGCGCCGCTGCTGCTCGGTCAGACCGTGCATCTGTTGCCGCAGGACATGCCGTCCGATGAGCTCGGCCGGGAACTCGCCGCGGCCGGACCATTCTCGTTCATCAAGCTCACGCCTGGCCATATCGATCTGCTCACCCACCAGTTGACCGGCGAGCAGGCGGCCTCGCTCGCCGGTCTGGTGATCGGCGCCGGCGACAGCTTCAGCTCCCGCCTCGCGCTCCGCTGGCGCGAACTCGCCGGATCTCAGGGCACTCCGCTGGCCGCCGAGTACGGCCCCACCGAGGCATCCGTCGGCAACTCCGGCACCCCGCTGCCCGAGATCCCCGAGCTGGACCTCATGCCCCTGGGCACGCCGGTGCCGAACAGCTCCATGTACGTCTTGGACCGGTGGATGGAGCCGGTGCCGGTCGGGGTGCCCGGCGAGGTGTACATCGGCGGGATCGTCCTGGCCCGCGGCTACCTCGGCAGGCCCGGCCTCTCCGCCGAACGCTTCGTGCCCGACCCGTACGGCGAGAGCGGCTCCCGGCTCTACCGCACCGGCGACCTCGCGCAGTTCCGCGCCGACGGGGCGCTGGAGTTCCTCGGCCGGATCGACCACCAGGTGAAGATCCGCGGTTACCGCGTCGAACTTGGCGAGATCCAGCACGTCCTCGGTCAGCACCCGGCCGTTCAGGAGACCGTCGTCGTGCTGCACGGCACCGGCGGCGACGGCGCGCTCGCCGCGTACGTCGTCGGCACGGACGGACCCGAGGTCGACACGGCCGCACTCCGTGCCCACCTGGACGAGCGGCTGCCCGAGTACATGGTCCCCGCGTCCTTCACGGTCCTCGACCGCATCCCGCTCACCAGCAACGGCAAGCTCGACCGCAGGGCGCTGCCCGCCCCGGACCGCGACGCGTTCGCACACACCGAGCACACCGCGCCGCGCACCCCGCTGGAGCGGCAGCTCGCCGGCGTCTGGGCCGGCATCCTCGGCATCGACGACATCGGCGTCCACGACCGCTTCTTCGACCTCGGCGGGGACTCGATGCGTGCCGTGCGCATGGCGGGCGTGTTGCGCGAGGCCGGGTTCGACGTCGGCATCCGCGAGATCTTCGAGGCCGGCACGGTGGCCCGCCTCGCGGAGGGGCTCGCCGGGCAGGACACAGGCCGGGACCTGACGCGCACCACCGCGCCGTACGAGCTGATCACCGCTGCGGACCGGGCCGCGCTGCCCGACGACGTCCTCGACGCGTATCCGCTGTCGCAGGTGCAGACCGGCATGATCGTCGAGATGCTCAACCACACCGAGCGGAACGCCTACCACTCGGTGACCGGCTTCCGTATCCCCGACGAGCGCCCCTTCTCGTTCCCGGCCCTGCGCAAGGCTCTCGACACGGTCGTCGCACGGCACGAGATCCTGCGAACGTCCATCGCGCTGACGGACTACGCGCAGCCCCTCCAGCTCGTGCACGCCCGCGCGGAGATCCCGCTCGCGCTGCACGACCTGCGCGGCCTCGACGAGCAGCAACAGCAGCAGGCCGGGCTCGACTTCATCGCGGACGAGCGGGGCAGGCCGTTCGATCTGGCGGCGGCACCACTGATGCGCGTGAACGTCCACCTGGAGTCCGACCGGGCCTGGCGGATCACCTTCACGCAGTGCCACGCCATCACCGACGGCTGGAGCTACCACACGCTGCTCATGCAGCTCCTCGAGGTCTACCGGCACATCCGCGACGGCGAACCGGTGCCCCCTTACGACCTGCCGGCCGTGCGGTACGCCGATGTCGTAGCCGCCGAGTTGGAGGCGCTGGAAGACGGCAAGCACCAGACGTACTGGCAGGACGTCGTCAGCCGGCACACCCCCTTCGCGCTGCCGGACGGCTGGGGCCAGGACGGGCCCGACGAGGTATTCCACGTCCGCGTGCCCTTCCACGACCTGGAGGAGCCGCTGCGGAAGCTGGCCAACGAGTGCGGTGCTTCCCTCAAGACGGTCGTCCTGGCCGCCCACCTGAAGGTCCTGAGCAGCCTCACGCCTGAGCCGTTCTTCCACGCCGGCCTGGTCACCCACGCCCGTCTGGAGGCGTCGGGCGGCGACCGGGTACTCGGCATGCACCTCAACAGCGTCCCGTTCCCGGCGGACCGTTCGGCGCGTACGTGGCGTGAGCTGGTGGCGCGTACGTTCGCGCGGGAGACCCGGACCTGGGGGCACCGGCGGTATCCACTGCCCGCGATCCAGCGGCTCGTCGGCAGCGGTGACCGGCTGGTCTCCGTGACGTTCAACTTCCTGGACTTCCACCAGGTCGACGAGTCCGTGGACATGGCCGGAGGGTTCGGTGTCGGCGGCAACGAGTTCGCGATGAGCGTCTTCGCAATCCACGGCCACCTCGTCCTCGGCTCCCGCTCGCAGAACATCAGCCGGGCGAACGCCGAGCGCATGGCGGCCATGTACCGGCAGGTCTTCGAGGCCATCGCGGAGAATCCGGACGGTGACGCGACCGCCTCGTTCCTCCCCGAGCCGGAGCGCACGCGACTACTGACCGAGTGGAACGACACAGGCGTCGACTGGCCGGCCGGCTCGGTCGTCGACGTGATCGAGGAGGCCGCCGAACGGACCCCGGACGCGCCCGCAGTCATCAGCGGCGACCGGCGCCTGACCTTCCGCGAGCTGGACGAGCGGGCCAACCGCATTGCTCACCGGCTCATCGCGCTCGGTGTCGGCGCCGACACCCTCGTCGGCGTCCACCTGGACCGAGGGCCCGATCTGGTCCCCGCGCTGCTCGGCGTGTGGAAGGCGGGCGCCGCCTATCTGCCGCTCGACCCCGCAAACCCGGCGGACCGGCTCGCCCACATGCTCGCCGACAGCGGCGTCCGTGTCCTGGTCGCCCAGTCCACGCTCGCGGGTGCGGCCGGGGGCCACGACACCGTCCGCCTCGATCTCGACCTGGCCCAGGACGCCATCGCCGCCGAGTCCGCGGCCCGGCCGGCCCGTACGAGCGACCCCGACCACCTGGCATACGTCATCTACACGTCCGGGTCCACCGGCCTCCCCAAGGGCGTCATGGTGACCCAGCGCGGCCTGGCCAACCATCTGCGGTGGGCGGCCCGGGACCTGACCGCGGACGAGGGCGGCGCCCCGCTGTTCTCCTCCATCGCATTCGACCTGCCCGCCACCAACCTCTACGTGCCGCTGATGACGGGCCGACCGGTCACCGTGCTGCCCGCCTCCACGGCCCCCGGCGACCTGGGCCGCGAGCTGGTGCAGGCCGGACCGTACGGCTTCATCAAGCTGACGCCCGGCCACCTGGATCTGCTCACGCACCAGCTCGGCTCCGACGAACTGCCGAAGCTGGCCCGGCGCATCCTGGTCGCGGGCGAGGCCCTCCAGCCCCGCACCGCCAACCATTACGTCGCCGCGCTCGGCGCCGGACGGCTCATCAACGAGTACGGCCCGACCGAGACGTCCATCGGCGCGACCGTTCACCCGGTGGACGAAAAGCAGTCCGGCACCGCGCCCCTGGGCCACGCGCTGCCCAACACCTCCACCCATGTGCTGAACGCGTGGCTGGAGCCGGTGCCCGTCGGGGTCCCCGGCGAGGTGTTCATCGGCGGCGTGGGCCTGGCCCGCGGATACCTCGGCCGGGCGGCTCTGACCGCCGAGCGGTTCGTGCCCGACCCGTACGGTGAGAACGGGTCCCGGCTCTACCGCACCGGCGACCTGGGGCGGTTCCGCACGGACGGGGCGTTGGAGTTCCTCGGCCGGATCGACGACCAGGTGAAGATCCGCGGCTATCGCGTCGAACTCGGCGAAATCCAGCACGTGTTGGAGAATCATCCGGCCGTCCGGGAGGCCGTCGTGGTCCTGCACCGCAACGACGACGGCGACGCCTCCCTGGCCGCGTACCTCGTTGCCACGGACAGCACCGCGGCAACCGCGGACACCACCAGGGCGACCGTGGACACGGCCGCACTGCGGGAGCACCTCGCCGGGCGGCTGCCCGAGTACATGGTCCCGGCGTCGTACACCGTCCTCGAGCAGATCCCGCTCACCAGTAACGGCAAGCTCGACCGCCGGGCGCTGCCCGAGCCCGACCGGGGCGCGACTTCACGCACCGAGCACACCGCGCCGCGCACCCCGACCGAGAAGCGGCTCGCCGCGGTCTGGGCCGATGTGCTCGGCCTCGGCACCATCGGCGCCGACGACAACTTCTTCGACCTCGGCGGCCACTCCATCCTGGCCGTACGGATGCTCGCCGCGGCCCGCGAGGCCGGGGTGCCGCTCGCGGTCTGGATGATCTACCAGGCGGGTTCGCTTGCCGAGATGGCGGCACTCGCGGACCGGACCGAGGGGCCTGCGGTGGAGGAGCCGGGGGCCGGCGTGGGCGGTTCCGCGGGGACCGCGGCCGCGGGTCAGACGGAGGCCGGGACGGACGACGCCGAGCTGCTGCAGCTGCTCCCCGTCCAGCTCAGGACCGACGACGAGGCACCCGCCGACCGTACGCTGCGGCTCACGCTGGGCCGACGCCCTGACGCCGACCTGTTGGCCCAGGCGCTGGCGGCGGTCGTAGCGCATCACGATGCGCTGCGGCTGCGGCTGGACCTCCACCCCGGGCGCCGGGGCGGCACGGTCGCCCCGGACGAGTCTGCGTCGCTGCTCGATGCCGTCTCGCTCGCCCATGTCGCGGCCGATGAGCGGTCCGCCGCCCTCACCGCGGCCGTGGCCGATGCGCGTCGCCGCCTCGACCCGGTGGCCGGGCCTGTCGTGCAGGCGGTCCTGTTCGATGTGGGTGAGGACCGGCTTCTCGACACCGAGGTGCTGGCCGAGCTGTGGATCGTGGTTCACGGCACGGCGGCCGACGAGGCATCGCTGACCGTCCTCACCGAAGACCTCAACATCGCGTACGAGCGGCTGGTGTCCGGCAAAACGGTCGAACTGCCGACCGTCGCAACGCCGTTGCGGCAGTGGGCTCGTCGGCTCGCCGCCGAGGCCGTGTCGCCGGAGGTTCTCGACCAGGCCTCCGCCTGGCTGAACCGCAGGCCGGGCGCAGCCCTGCCGCGCGACCGCGCCGAGGCCCGTACCGCCACCGCCCACACGGTGACCACCATGCTCCCGGGCGGCCCGACTGCCGCTCTGCTGGCCGGGCAGGACCCCGAGGCGGCCGTACTGGCCGCGCTCGGCCGGGTGCTCGGCCGCTGGGCCGGCAGTGACCGGCTCGACATCGCCCTGCGCCACGACCCGCGCCAGGACGACACCGCGCTCGCCCGCACGGTGGGTCCGCTCACCGACAGCGTGCCGGTCGGCCTCTGGCTGCCGCGCGGACGTGAACTGCCGCAGCTGCTGCGCTCGGTGGCCCGGCAGCTCACCGCGCTGCCCATGCCCCGCTACGGCTACGGGCTGCTCCGGGACGGCGTCGCCGACCCGGACGCGGCGGCCGAGCTGCGCTCCCAGCCGCACCCCGAGGTCGGGTTCGCCCTCACCCACGTACCGGACCGGCAAGCCGGGGAGACGTTCCTCGCGCACGCCGCGGGCGGCGTCAGCGACGACACCGGCCGTCTGCTGGACGTCGAAGCGATCGTGTCCGGCGGTCAGTTGTATGTCCGCTGGACCCACCGCGGCGACGTCCACGACCCGGTGACGGTACGGCGGCTCGCCGATGAGCACCTGGCCGAGCTGACCGAGCTCGTGGGTGACGGTGACGACGACGGCGGTGCCGGCGGTGGGACTGGAGGCGGGAGCGACGGACCGGGCGGCGGCTCCGGCGGCGGCCGGGGCGCCCCGGGCGGCTCGAACACTCCGGCCGTCAGGCAGCCCGCGGCATCGGGGGTGTCCGAGGTGATGGCCGAGCACGGTATCCCCGGCGCGACCGTCGCCGTGATCCGCGGCGGTGAGCTGGTGTCCGTGGAGAGCCACGGCGTCCTCGACGCGCGGGGGCGGCAGCCGGTGACGCCTGACACGCTGTTCGCGGCGGCGTCCATCACCAAGCACCTCACGACCTTCACGCTGCTGCGACTGATCGCCGAGCGGGGCCTGGACCTCGACGACGACGTCAACCGGCATCTCGTGAACTGGCGCGTTCCGGCGGGCGGTCGGCCTGTGACTCTCCGCCACCTGGTTTCCAACCTGGCCGGCTTCGCCGAGCCCTCACCGGCCCGGCGCTCCGGCTACGACACCGACGAGCCCTGGCCGACCGTCCTCGACATCCTGCACGGGCGCGCCCCGGCGGAGGGGGGGCCGGCGCGGCGGGAGTTCGCGCCGGGTGCCAGATTCCGGCTGAACAACGTCCATTACCTGATCCTTCAGCAGGCCATGGAGGACCTCACCGGGGAGACCTTCCCCGAGGTCGTGCGGCGACTGGTCTTCGCACCGCTCGGTATGCGTGACAGCGGTGTGACCCCGGACCACCCGGAGACCTCCGGCAAGCCGGTCGCGCACGGCCACGACTTGAAGGGAGACCCGTTGCCCGGCGGGCGCCGGGTCTACCCCGAGTCCGCGGCACGCGGGCTGTGGACCACGGCCGCGGACCTGGCGAAGCTCGTCCTTGCGGTACGCGACAGCGCGATCGGACGTGAAGGGGCCTTGGTGTCACAGAATTTGGTGCAGCAGATGCTCACGCCGCACTCCGACCGTCCGTACGGCTGGGGCACGATCATCGACGACACCGGTGTCGACCTCGAGTTCGGACACGGCGGGCAGGCCACCGGCTATCAGGCCATGTTCGGGATCCGGGCGAACGCCGGCGACGGCACCGTCGTCCTCACGAACTCCGTGCACGGCCGATCCCTGGTCACCCATCTGATGGCCAACGGGTGGACCGACTCCGGGCGACTCGCGGGCTTCTGGCAGCGGGCGATGGGCGAGGCGGAGGCCCGCGAGCAGCGGCAGGAAGGCGCCCGCCGGTCATGA